In the genome of Cuculus canorus isolate bCucCan1 chromosome 26, bCucCan1.pri, whole genome shotgun sequence, one region contains:
- the LOC128854675 gene encoding antimicrobial peptide NK-lysin-like isoform X3 has protein sequence MAWAAIPEPCQGIATSPCQDVATATQHDLWDSLAMQGVTQGDEVVPGRKKKCSLCTKILQKMKAMVGEDPDEAAVAAALDKGCRVLGKLLGRFCKWVVKKKREQIIQALQDGEEPRDTCTYLGFCKT, from the exons TGGCGTGGGCTGCGATCCCCGAGCCCTGCCAGGGCATCGCCACGTCCCCATGCCAGGATGTGGCCACTGCCACCCAGCATGACCTCTGGGACAGCCTGGCCATG CAGGGTGTGACCCAAGGGGACGAGGTCGTGCCCGGTCGGAAGAAGAAGTGCAGCCTCTGCACCAAAATCCTGCAGAAGATGAAGGCAATGGTGGGCGAGGACCCTGATGAG gcagcagtggcagcGGCGCTGGACAAGGGGTGCCGGGTGTTGGGGAAGCTCCTGGGCCGCTTCTGCAAGTGGGTGGTGAAGAAGAAGCGGGAGCAGATCATCCAGGCACTGCAGGACGGCGAGGAGCCCCGCGACACCTGCACCTACCTTGGCTTCTGCAAGACCTGA
- the GCK gene encoding hexokinase-4 isoform X3, with product MGEIVRLVLLKLVDENLLFNGEASEKLKTRGTFETRFMSQIESDTGDRKQIYNILTAFELLPSGTDCDIVRMVCESVSTRAAQMCSAGLAGVINRMRESRSQETLKITVGVDGSVYKLHPSFKDRFHATVRQLTPGCDITFIQSEEGSGRGAALISAVACKMACMMGQ from the exons ATGGGTGAGATTGTCCGGCTGGTGCTGCTCAAGCTGGTGGATGAGAACCTGCTCTTCAATGGTGAGGCCTCCGAGAAGCTCAAGACTCGCGGGACCTTTGAGACCCGCTTCATGTCGCAGATCGAGAG TGACACTGGTGACCGCAAGCAGATCTACAACATCCTGACGGCCTTCGAGCTTCTGCCCTCGGGGACAGACTGTGACATTGTGCGGATGGTCTGCGAGAGTGTCTCCACCCGTGCCGCCCAGATGTGCTCAGCCGGGCTGGCTGGTGTCATCAACCGCATGCGGGAAAGTCGGAGCCAGGAGACCCTCAAAATCACTGTAGGGGTCGACGGCTCTGTCTACAAGCTCCATCCCAG CTTCAAGGACCGCTTCCATGCCACGGTTCGGCAGCTGACGCCTGGCTGTGACATCACCTTCATCCAGTCGGAGGAAGGCAGCGGACGTGGGGCCGCGCTCATCTCAGCAGTCGCCTGCAAAATGGCCTGCATGATGGGGCAGTGA
- the GCK gene encoding hexokinase-4 isoform X2, whose product MEEMHNVELVEGDEGRMCVNTEWGAFGASGELDEFLLEYDRVVDETSLNPGQQLYEKIIGGKYMGEIVRLVLLKLVDENLLFNGEASEKLKTRGTFETRFMSQIESDTGDRKQIYNILTAFELLPSGTDCDIVRMVCESVSTRAAQMCSAGLAGVINRMRESRSQETLKITVGVDGSVYKLHPSFKDRFHATVRQLTPGCDITFIQSEEGSGRGAALISAVACKMACMMGQ is encoded by the exons ATGGAGGAGATGCATAATGTGGAGCTGGTGGAAGGCGATGAGGGACGGATGTGTGTCAACACAGAGTGGGGAGCTTTTGGTGCCTCTGGGGAGCTGGATGAGTTCCTCTTGGAGTACGACCGCGTGGTGGACGAGACCTCACTTAACCCCGGTCAGCAACT CTATGAGAAGATCATTGGGGGGAAGTACATGGGTGAGATTGTCCGGCTGGTGCTGCTCAAGCTGGTGGATGAGAACCTGCTCTTCAATGGTGAGGCCTCCGAGAAGCTCAAGACTCGCGGGACCTTTGAGACCCGCTTCATGTCGCAGATCGAGAG TGACACTGGTGACCGCAAGCAGATCTACAACATCCTGACGGCCTTCGAGCTTCTGCCCTCGGGGACAGACTGTGACATTGTGCGGATGGTCTGCGAGAGTGTCTCCACCCGTGCCGCCCAGATGTGCTCAGCCGGGCTGGCTGGTGTCATCAACCGCATGCGGGAAAGTCGGAGCCAGGAGACCCTCAAAATCACTGTAGGGGTCGACGGCTCTGTCTACAAGCTCCATCCCAG CTTCAAGGACCGCTTCCATGCCACGGTTCGGCAGCTGACGCCTGGCTGTGACATCACCTTCATCCAGTCGGAGGAAGGCAGCGGACGTGGGGCCGCGCTCATCTCAGCAGTCGCCTGCAAAATGGCCTGCATGATGGGGCAGTGA
- the GCK gene encoding hexokinase-4 isoform X1, with amino-acid sequence MLDHRARMESSRKEKVERILSEFWLKEEDLKKVMYRMQKEMDRGLKLETHEEASVKMLPTYVRSTPEGSEVGDFLSLDLGGTNFRVMLVKVGEGEEGQWKVKTKHQMYSIPEDAMTGTAEMLFDYISGCISDFLDKHQMKHKKLPLGFTFSFPVRHEDIDKGILLNWTKGFKASGAEGNNVVGLLRDAIKRRGDFEMDVVAMVNDTVATMISCYYEDHRCEVGMIVGTGCNACYMEEMHNVELVEGDEGRMCVNTEWGAFGASGELDEFLLEYDRVVDETSLNPGQQLYEKIIGGKYMGEIVRLVLLKLVDENLLFNGEASEKLKTRGTFETRFMSQIESDTGDRKQIYNILTAFELLPSGTDCDIVRMVCESVSTRAAQMCSAGLAGVINRMRESRSQETLKITVGVDGSVYKLHPSFKDRFHATVRQLTPGCDITFIQSEEGSGRGAALISAVACKMACMMGQ; translated from the exons ATGCTGGATCACAGAGCCaggatggagagcagcaggaaggagaag GTGGAACGTATCCTTTCGGAATTCTGGCTGAAGGAGGAGGACCTGAAGAAGGTGATGTACCGGATGCAAAAAGAGATGGACCGAGGGCTAAAGCTGGAGACGCACGAGGAAGCCTCTGTCAAAATGCTGCCCACCTACGTCCGCTCCACACCTGAGGGCTCAG AGGTCGGAGATTTCCTATCGCTGGACCTCGGCGGCACCAATTTCCGAGTGATGCTGGTGAAGGTGGGCGAGGGGGAGGAAGGGCAATGGAAAGTGAAGACGAAGCATCAGATGTACTCCATCCCGGAGGATGCCATGACGGGGACAGCCGAGATG ctttttgaCTACATCTCTGGGTGCATCTCCGATTTCCTGGACAAGCACCAGATGAAGCACAAAAAGCTTCCCCTGGgcttcaccttctccttccccgTGCGGCACGAGGACATCGACAAG GGCATCCTCCTGAATTGGACCAAGGGCTTCAAAGCCTCTGGTGCAGAAGGGAACAACGTGGTCGGGCTCCTGAGAGACGCCATCAAACGTCGAGGG gacTTCGAGATGGATGTGGTGGCGATGGTGAATGACACGGTGGCCACGATGATCTCCTGCTACTACGAAGATCACCGGTGCGAGGTTGGGATGATTGTGG GAACAGGCTGCAACGCCTGCTACATGGAGGAGATGCATAATGTGGAGCTGGTGGAAGGCGATGAGGGACGGATGTGTGTCAACACAGAGTGGGGAGCTTTTGGTGCCTCTGGGGAGCTGGATGAGTTCCTCTTGGAGTACGACCGCGTGGTGGACGAGACCTCACTTAACCCCGGTCAGCAACT CTATGAGAAGATCATTGGGGGGAAGTACATGGGTGAGATTGTCCGGCTGGTGCTGCTCAAGCTGGTGGATGAGAACCTGCTCTTCAATGGTGAGGCCTCCGAGAAGCTCAAGACTCGCGGGACCTTTGAGACCCGCTTCATGTCGCAGATCGAGAG TGACACTGGTGACCGCAAGCAGATCTACAACATCCTGACGGCCTTCGAGCTTCTGCCCTCGGGGACAGACTGTGACATTGTGCGGATGGTCTGCGAGAGTGTCTCCACCCGTGCCGCCCAGATGTGCTCAGCCGGGCTGGCTGGTGTCATCAACCGCATGCGGGAAAGTCGGAGCCAGGAGACCCTCAAAATCACTGTAGGGGTCGACGGCTCTGTCTACAAGCTCCATCCCAG CTTCAAGGACCGCTTCCATGCCACGGTTCGGCAGCTGACGCCTGGCTGTGACATCACCTTCATCCAGTCGGAGGAAGGCAGCGGACGTGGGGCCGCGCTCATCTCAGCAGTCGCCTGCAAAATGGCCTGCATGATGGGGCAGTGA